From the genome of Apium graveolens cultivar Ventura unplaced genomic scaffold, ASM990537v1 ctg1122, whole genome shotgun sequence:
ACCCATGTATCTTTAACTAAATTAAAGCAAtacattaaattaaaattaattttttatttaaactaattttaaatttctGACAAAACAATTTTTAGGATGGGCAACATTGTGGATTTGATCATTCAAAAAATCAATCACCCAATCAAACTGATTGTACGAAGGCAGTTGTAGATTATCTAAATAAAAACCAACACAATTAGTATATTATTTATacttattttaaattatttttttaccTAAACTAATTTCAAATTTGTCGCAACAAAATGAATTACATAAAAAATTGTGCATATAAAAATAAGGGATTTGGAGTGGATATGGATTTGGAAAAGGGTAATGAGCCTCCTTCTTCATCAGCAAAACAAGTAAacaaataaattataataaatcaTTTTGACTCGTGTATCTTTAACTAAATTAAAACAACACATTAAATTAAAATTACTTTTTTATttaaactaattttaaatttctgacaaaaataaaaattataattattattcatACAATGAAAAGGAATGTGTAGTGGATCAGCCTCAGGGCAGGtacattaaattaaaattaattttttatttaaactaattttaaatttctaaaaaaaataaaaattagtaTTAGTATTCATACAATGAAAATGAATGTGTAATGGATAAGCTTCAGGACAAGGTATATTTTGGTTAGGCCCACCATTGGCTTGAAATCCAGTACATTATGAGGATGGGCAATATTGTGTATTtcatcatttaaaaaattatttaccCAATTGTATGAAGACAGTTGTAGATTATCTAAATTAAAATAGACACAATTAGTAAATttgtaatattaattttaaattatttttttaactaGACTAATTTCAAATTTGTCACAGAAAATGAAGGacataaaaaattatatttaccAAAATAAGGGATTTGcactgatttggatttggaacTCGCACATGAACTTCATTTaccttttttttttgaaagcaacTTCATTCACCTTAATCAGTGGTGCATGCTCATTCGGCCCAATAAAAAATTAATGGCTCATCATCTAAACAAGTAAACAAAACAacatatttaattaaaattaactgtttaattaaactaattttaaatttcttacaaaaaataaaaatataaattataatgtaTACAATGATGAGGAATGTGTAGTGGGTCAGCCTGAGGTCCAGGTAAATTTTGGTTAGGCCCTACATTTGATTGAAAATAATGTCCATTATCGAGATGTGCAACATTGTGGATTTCCATCATTCAAAATATAATTCATCCAATAAAATCCATTGTATGAAGGCAGTTGTAAATTATCTAAACTAAAACATAAGCAATTAGTAAATTATATAGTTGTCACAAAAAAATGAATTACACAAAAAAAATTGTGCATAACAAATTTGTGAAACATACACCACTGGATTTGGATGTGGAATAGGGTCATGAGCATGAACTTCATTTACCTTAATCAGTGATGCTGATGTAAATTTTTTTTTACATGGGCGCTAAGAGCAACCATGGCCGTCTCTATTCTACTTTTTTTAGTAGTGATTATacttattataattattatataaaaattaactatGTATAAAATTCTATTGAATTAAACAGGTTAAAATTGAATAGTATTTTTAAAGAAAAAATGAATAATAAGTTCAATATTACATGAATTTAGGAAAATTCACTTAAAAATGACTAAGATGAAGgtatatttagaaaaatataatgtttacttaaaataaaaaattataattagcTTACCTCGTTTGTTATTTATTTGAGGCAATTATggaatatttaatatttaatataatttacagTATTCATTTTAAgaagattttttttataaaattatgttatatatgtatatatgtatatatataactttGATTTATAGCTTTCTATGTTCTTCCGTAATTTTCATGTCTTATTGTttagattttatatttttttctagGTTTATCTTTTTTGTGCTCTTCccattatttttgatttattcaTATTACTATATCTCACATACTTTGAATGTTATATTGAGTTTttcagtatatatataaatatataaatattttactatatatatatttttataaatatatttatatatataatatttataggGGGTTGTTTAAATagaaaaaatcttaaaattaaAACTAGAAACAACACTTTAAAACCTAACCCACTTCCAACATCACCTACACACAAGCTGGTTCTCTATCACATTCTTTACTCTCCATTATAACTAATCAACCACCACCTCCAATCTACCTCAACCCACCACCATGTATGATCTATCTCCACGTGCCATCATTATATATCACTAAATTCTTCGATTTCTACAATCAACTACCTTCAAacattatttatattatataaataaatagtTTGTATAAGTGGAAAATGATTAAGATGATCAAAGTTGGAAATACATAACAAGGGTGTTGGTGTTTGGGGTCTATTGAAGTGATTACTCTGAAATACAAGAAATTTTGTATTGACCAAATATAAAATTATTGAACAATCACCGATAACGACCATCAATTTCCAATAAAAATGAAATAGTTTACCTTCTAATTAAGACCCTGAAAAAATGAAAGAGTTTGATGGAAATTATGCTTTGCTGAAAAAATAAGAAATGTCCACATTTCGGTTTCCCTTAAATATGTCTGATGATGAACCTCTCTCCATTCATACTACAAGTAAACTAGTGTACATATTAAAATCTGTTTTCACACAaaaatttatttcttttaattctatttttatttgTGGACCAATGTATAATAAATTATAGTGAAGTTTTGTTTTATGACAATAGAAATGTATTGATCATCGGTACACTTTTGATATAATAAGTTAGCTAGTATCATTATAAAGACCTTGCTCACATGTGTAGCATTTTTTTGTAATACACTTTTTGTTGTGCACACACCTCCCAGGGGAGGAAATTCAATCAATTTACTATAATTTGTAGTCAAGATATTGTTATTCGATTTTCTCAATGTAATGTTCATATTTTATTAGTTGTTAAGAGAAGCCCACTCTAGATGAGTATTGAGTCTATGTCGGCATTTGGCCCGTTCCCCAGAATCCAGACGTTTAAACGTTGTTCTCAGGAAAAAGGGTTCACGTGAAGGATCGGCAATAACTTTAATTGTTGACTTTGTGAATGTTGTTGAGAATACACGCACCTTGCAACCTAATGACCCAAAAAATCTTTTAGATGATATGGTGGAAATCCTTCATAAATTGGAATATAATGGGTTTGATGTCAATGTAGTATGTGAGCATGTAGTGCAATTGCTATCAATAAAGGACAAGCGGGAAGAACATAAAGCTAAGGCAAAGAAACCTACTGATCAGATCGAGGAAGCGGAAGAAAAAATTAAAGATTTGAATAATCGCATACATTTACTACAAGATTAGCTTACCTTGCTTTGTCAATTAAAGAGGAAAATAATTCAACTGTTGCTCATCTGAAATAAGACAGATAGAGAATGACTATCTCCGTATGACCGCATTATGCATGTTTTTCCTTTTTTGGGAATTCTCAatcattcataaattatttttttcattATATTGGTTAGTTTCACAATAAAGTCAGTATGTGACACTAACCAATAAGATGAAAGAAATATATTATGAATTATTGAGAGTCCCCTAAAACAAAAATATGCATAATCCCCTCATACGGAGATAGTCCTTCTCTATCTGTCTTATTTCAGATGAGCGACAGTTGAATCTTTCTGCTCTTTAGTTTATAAAACCAAGGCAAGCTCTTCTTGTAGTAAACCTATGCGATTATTCAAATCATTGATTTTTTCTTCCTCTTCCTCAATCTGACTTATAGCTTCCTTTGCCTTAGTTTTAAGTTCATCCTGCTTGTCCTTTATTGATAGCAATTACGCTACACGATAACCTACTACATTGACTTGAAACCCATTATATTCCAATTCATGAAGGATTTCCACCATATCCTCTAAAAATTTTTTTGGGTCATCAGGTTGCAAGATGCATGTCTTCTCAATAACATTGACAAAGCCAACCATTAAATTTATTGTCGAACCTTCACGAGAACCCTCTTTTTCTGAGAACAAGGTTTGAAAGCATGGATTTTGGGGGAGGGCAAATGCCTACATAAACTCAATACTCTTTCAGAGTGGGCTTTTCTTAATAAATGGTAAAATATGATCATTATATTGAGAGGATCGGATAACAATATCTTGAATACAATTTGTAGTGCATTGATTAACTTTCCTCCCTCGTAAGGTGCCTACATTAGCAAAAAGTGTATTACAAAAAACAGCTACACATGTAAGCAAGGCCTTCAATATTACACTAGCTAACTTATTATATCAAAATTCTACCGAGGATCAATATATTGTGATGGTAAGAAAACAAAATATTGACTCAGTTTATTGTACATTGGTCCATAAATAAAAATTGAATGAAAAGTAATAACATTTCGTGTGAAAACGAATTTTAATATGTACACTAGCTTACTTGTAATCAGTGACGAGGCTAGTTGGGGTCATGCAGGGTCCTTTGACCCATTACActaaaaattttattattaaattttatatattaaaagaTAAATAATAAGGTTTTGTACTGTAACCCCAATAACTAAAGAGACCAGGTCATCTGTCACTAACCAATTGATCTGGTCATCTGTATTCTACTTTACCGCACAACTGCCCCAACAACACGATAAATCCTACAAGATGATAACATAAGTTACTATCCCCACAAAAATAAATAAGGCATCAGTGTTCACCATTCTCAATATTTATATTCTCTCTACTAGGTTTATTTAAGTTATAATATTTTATACTCATAAATTGTAACGTGTGTTTGCAGGAAAATGTTAAAATTTTCTGACAAAGTTAAAAGGCCATTGATTTTGGAAGGCAATAATGGGTCAAATGGAGAACCAGAATGTAAAATTAGCAAAGCTGGATTAAAAAAAAAGAAAGTTCAAAATGATATGGAGGTAAATTATGAGGATATAGTCCGGGACTCCGAAAATCTATTGAAGAACTTGATTCTCCAATTCGAGATGAGGTGAGAAGACCTTACATTCTTGTTGGACCTTGTCAACCATTAGCATAAAATTTTCCATCGACTATCATTTCAGGAAAAAATAGATGTTTCCAAAAGAGTTGGTTTGAAACATGTCATTGGTTGGAATATAGTGAGTCAAAAGATGCTGCATTTTGTTTTTTATGCAATCTATTTAGAGGAAACAAGGAATGAATAGTATTTGGTGTTGCAGTTTTTATGAAAAAAGGGTTTCGAAATTGGAAGAGGGCATTAAAAAGATTTAAAGACCATGTTGGAGAGTTAAGGAGTGCTGATCGTGACTGCGAAACACAATATTTTGCTTATATAGATCAAAGGCAAAGTATAGTACACAGTGTCTCAGATGCAAAAGGTAGATTGGACGGGCTTACAGAACTCGATTAACAGCAAGTGTCGATGTTGTCCGTTTACTTCTTAGAAGTGGTTAAGCTTTTCGCGGGAATGATGAGTCGGAACATTCATCCTATAATGGTAATTTCTTGGAAATTCTACATTGGTATAGTGAATGGTCTCctgaagtacaaaaatgtatgCCTAAAAAATGCTCCAAGAAATAATCAACTCACTTCCTCCGACATTCAGAAAGACATTGTTAGTGCTTGCACATAATAAACTATTAAAGTTATCATCCACGATATTTGAAATTGTGTGTTTTCTATATTGGTAGATGTTGCGTGTGATAGTTCAGTGAATGAACAAATGCCTTTTATTTTACGATATGTGGATATGTTCGGTGAGGTACTCGAATATTTTATTGGAGTGACACATGTTAGTGACACATCTACTATATCTCTGAAACTTGCCGTTGAGAATGTTTTGACAAAACATGGTCTATCAATTTCAAAAGTTAGAGGACAAGGATATGATGGAGCTTTAAATATGAGAGAAGAGCTTAATGGAATGAAGACACTCATTTTGAAGGAAATTCCCAGCGCAGGGTATGTTCATTATTTTTCTCACCAACTTCAACTAGTTGTGGTATCTGTTGCAAAAGAGATTCAATTCATGGGTCAATTTTTTGACTATGTTTCCATGATTGTTAATATGGTTGGTGCTTCTTGTAAGAGAAATGATGCTCTTAGACACAAACAACAGGATCACATTGTTCAAAATTTAGAAAAGTCTGAAAAAACAACTGGAACACGAATGTATCAGGAAATAAGTTTGGCTAGACCGGGTGAAACACGTTGGGGATCATATTATAAAACCATAATTCCTATATTGGCTATGTGGTCTACAGTATTGGAAGTTCTTGGAGATGTAGATAATGATGGTGTTTGTTAGAAATAATGTGGTACAGTTCTTGGCTTGGTTGACAAAATGGAGAGCTACAAATTCATATTTATAGCTCACTTGATGAGAGATATTTTGGGCTTAACCTTAGAGTTATCTTATTTTCTTCAACAGAAAAAACAGAATATTGTATCTTCCATTGGTTTGGTTGACACAACAAAAATACGATTACAAAAAATGAGAGATGATGGCTGAGATAATTTTTTGGAAGCTATTAAATTATTTTGCTTGAAATATAATATGTGCATCATCAATATGGAAGACCGTGTTCCTAGTCGCCTTCGAGCTCAAACTGCCCCAACTTACCACCATTATTTTTATGTTGACATTTTTTGTCAGTTATCATTTCTTTCACTCTTGTATgagtatttttatatatatagtgACTTATTAATGTGCATATCATGTCTTGATCCTAGAAATTCATTTGATAAATTTATTCAGTCAAGGTTACTTCACCTTGATGAACTATATCCAGACGATTTCTCTTCCTCAGATATGATGCAATTGAACGAGCAACTCAAGGTTTACATAATTGAAATGCGGCGAAAGAAACATTTTCCTAATCTCGATGGTATTGGAGTTCTCGCCAAAAAAATGGTTGAGTTAGATTTTCATCGTGCATTTCATTTGGTGTATCGACTAATGGAGTTGGCTTTGGTTCTACCGGTTGCAACGACTAGTGTTGACAGGACTTTTTTGGCTATGAAAATCATTAAAACCGATTTGCGTAATAAGATTGATGATGATTTTCTTAATGACTGCATGGTCTGCTATATTGAGAAAGAAATATTTCTTCAAGCAGATAATGAAGTTATATTGGATCATTTTGAGAAGATAAAAACCCGTAGAAATTTGTTGCCAGAAAAAAAAATAGTGGCTCTTTTTATGAACATTGTAAAATTTAATTTCTATTAAATACTACTAGAATTTTTTTTAGTTATAATTATATTGTGCCCCCAATTTAATATAATCCTTGCTTCGTCACTGCTTGTAGTATGAGAAGCAGTCTTTATAGCTTTAAACAGTATGGAGAGAGGTCGTGGTGGGACATATTTAAGGGAAACCAAAATGCGGACATTTCTTACTCTTCTAGCGAAGCATCATTTCCATCAAACTCTCTTATTTTTATAGCACCACGGTCTTAATTAGGAGGTAGACGAATagttttaatttaaataaaaactaAACAAAAATGACGGCTTACCAACAAAGAGTTAACAATAAGTTCTATATGAACACTAACTTGTTCAAATCTTGAGTGTTTCAAACCATTTGGAGAGAGGGTCATCATCAAGCAATTTCAATGGTGGTACAAGGAGGGTGGACTTTCATAAATATTTTTCCTAAAGAGCATGCACAATTATTATGAGGTAAAATAGATGCTAGATGACTAGGTAACTAATGATGGTGGTAAGTTTTACCAAATACACTTTTTGTACCTTGAGTTGCACACAGGTCTATATgggcttcttcttcttcctttttttaaacatatattttcttctttttcaactatactttattctataataaacatctaattttttttctaaaaaaatgttgggattataataaaaaattatattaatttttaaatttgagTGAATTAGGCaatttttaaaacataaattGTGCCATGGCTTATGTGTTGGTAGGTTCAACACATAAGAGCATtgagaaataaataaatatataactCAATATCTAAAAAATGTTTAGAGCTTATGTAGGGATTTATATAGAAAATTATATAGACGGTATATATAACTCAATATCTATTTAAGAGCATtgagaaataaataaatatatatgtgtgtgtatatgtatgtgtgtgtatttatGTGTTACTCTAATTTCTAATTATCATATCATAGATGTCAATACATcaaattgaacaaaataaaaataacaaGTTATGAAACAATGTACAAAGTGAAAATATTATATGTAGATCATGAGCGCGTTAAATTTCACCAATTACAAATAAACAAGTTATGAAATAAAGTTGAAAGTGAAAATTGTACCTGAGATCTTATAGCAGACATGGACAGTGGTGTTGAAATTGGGGTAAATATGCAGGGGAGTTTTGTTTTTAGGGAGGGTGTGTGTTCTGATGGTGAGATCTTTTAGTAGACATGGACAATGGTGTTGAAATTGGGGTAAATGTGCAAGGAAGATTTATTTTTGGGGAGGGTTTGTGTTGGTGAGGGAGAGAGGCGCACTAGAATGACACATGTGATAATGTGTGTTTGTAAACATACCATAGAATTTATATGCAAACAtaatctttttctttttctaaaataaaaaagGAACATTATAGGtattataattattatacaaaAATTAACTATGTATAAAATTCTAATGAATTAAACACATTAACATTGAATAGTATTTTTAAAGAATAAATGAATATACTAAGTTCAATATTACATGAATTTAAGAAAATTTACTTAAAAATGACTAAGATAAAGTTATAGTTAGAAAAATATAACGTTtacttaaaataaaaaaaaaattataattaggTTACCTCGTTTGTTATTTACTTGAGGTAATTATggaatatttaatatttaatataatttacagTATCCATTTTAAGAAGATTTTTTTTATAAcattatattatatatgtatatatataaatatttatatatgtatatatttaaatatttatatacgtatatatattaCTTTGATTTATAGCTTTCTAAGTTCTTCCAtaattagaatagggaaaaaacttGCCTTTCACTCGATTTACTCcaaatatgtcaccttcgtctatcaccggctTAATCTGCCTTGCTGGCTTGACTTCTATAaaagaaatagactgatttagtcatcTCGTGTCTTTATCGCCTCTCAAACCAACTTCACGTAGCTcatattgtctacccatacgcgtattattgactcgtatattatttatttacaagaaagactcgattaaccatataatacaTATAAGAATATaagccacataatcatttttatgtttaaaataatttttagaatcaaaatcgactcgctgttCACTTAACTGATCCTTATctggctcgtttcctatttttcgggattGATTGAGCTCGTCTCTGCACGCGATTCGGcttaaaatcaaataaatatcaaatttcaactagtttctagaagaaattagattttaatattatttttaatgaaaattattcatttttctgagtcaaagggctttcgtttcgttCGAATCAGATAAACGGCCTAATTAATATCAATCAAACACACATAAATCAATTTATCATtcaatataaatatttattactaattattaaaccctaaaaatatttttaaataattattaaataattatttgggaaaaatcagaataaaataatttttctataatttttggaattaaaatgaatttattatgatttattaaaaattatttgattaattatctaAATAATTAAtctttttaaataatttataaataataaataaataataaataattaataaaataattaaatcacatttttagaaaatattttagaattatttataatataaatcaattaattaaataatttaataattaatttataaaataaataactgatttttataattaataaaaataaaaataaaaattattttcaagaaacACTTGTCAGAAAAAAAATATCTGACAAAACCGGGTTGACAACCGGGTCAACCGGGTCGATTTCCGcgtcatgaagaacatgaccggaaaTTACCCAGAATCCGGCCACTGGCCAGCATTCCGGCCAACCAAAATCAGGCCAAAACAACATCGTTTGGTATGGTTTTTGAGTCCAAATCATTCCAAATCACTTCCACAACACACAACCACATCGTTCAATCGTCGGAATCATCCCTAGATATCATTGTCCGATCAAACCGACTTAAAACTCCGGCCAAACATCGAATTTCTTCTTTTGTACATAATCTCAACATTCTATAGTGCAAATCGAatctaagaacatatacaatcaaacccctaatatttcaagaaccaaatattcaccaaAATCATGAAGGTATAATTTAAAAATTGAACATAAAACCTAATAATCGTAAATCACTATCGaggaatcgtttgttcaattaaataccatgaatcgactgtaaatcacaTCAGAAAgcaatatcaatcatcaaaacatcataataaccccataatcaaaaagccctaatacgaacataaaccctagaaattgaaaatcaaaaagaacaaattaaaacttgaaattgatgataaaaacagaaagaacataAATTGTTTTGGTGCAGTAATCAGTTAgaaatcacggcttgaattcttgacccgaaattgttcttcccgacccgatttgcagagaattttgtgatttttttttctgatttttaattaattaattaaaaaaattaggctatttatagtagtaaaattaatactcttaattaaaatttaatttataaatattttttatatataatatatatgccaaaatttcgcaaaaattgcgaataatgcaaaaatacaaagaaatggtataaatgaaagtccttaaattttataaaaataaaaatgtgatttttgtggggttgttaacacccaatggggcccgaaaaagtcatttttcgcaaaatgaagaaatttgtaaaatacctaaatgttcagaataacgcgatggtacaagccgtttgatgaaaaataaagcccattattttatttgaattatcagctataaaatcatgaTTCCGGTTTGATGACCTAAAAAATATTTTAGATGATATGGTGGAAATCCTTCATAAATTGAAATATAATGGGTTTGATGTCAATGTAGTACGTGAGCATGTAGTGCAATTGCTATCAATAAAGGACAAGCGGGAAGAGCAAAAagctaatgcaaagaaacctacAGATCAGATCGAGGAAGAGgaagaaaaaatttaaaatttgaataatcgCATACGTTTACTACAAGATTAGCTTGCctttgttgggttccgaaggcataaaacgcagcggataaatgtaaataaaacaaaaatttcgaaacccaaaaacaggatccatgtataattatgggcagattatggagataacgaatcatacctttcaagagattaactttcacgaactcaacggagatcctagctatcacgctttgtgtccacctatcggagaaacacctctatggtatccacacgagcaccttcaagaacgtctcacgaacttgactacggaatggatgtactagcctccttcttgacgatctgaattgcctctgcttctcttttctgctagggttttcttaaaaaacgcacaagcctctttaacctctcattatctatttataatgactgattaaaaaggcccataatagcaaagcccaaccctagtaggtattggattaaataataaaaacgaatttctattatttaattaataactaagtcatacttaattattatgggcaaaaacattccttttaattcaaatttatattatctcaattaagtcttacttaattataataaaattcaaataatcatcaattaatttaaatccataatttaaattaactattccattaagtgctctatttgtgcgaccctataggctattatttaattggcaataattttattctctaataaaattataaacaatgagcggtatctagtaatacatcattgttacccaattaaacaataattaaatcgtgattagataaaacctttcgtgattaatgtttttcgtgtaatataatccctttaaccatacatattatagattaaactcgaggcatgtatttagtcatcctcttcaacatttaatccgggtttacttgatccatgagtagattatcgagacaaatcattatttgagcatggccatgcttttataatctcactcaatcaaaaggccaataatatctctcctaattataggagggttaaatcctttatctatcattcatatttctcatacgactcatgatatacccgatgtccacttttatcatcacccgatcaaaagtaacttttaatgtagtcaaagtatattaatcctcgtatagaaatataatgatttcaagtcaaaggatcgttacaccattatcactgtgagtctttcttatgactttattaaacatgaagaatctcactgtgggtctgtccaataccatgtactctcacatgtacctatgtattgactttagtatccccatacttataaccaatgagatgtggttatcttgtcaaacaacatactagtctatctatgtattattattgtcctatataataatactcgactagggacctttaagaatatgatatattatataatctcaagttcaagtcatgtacttaaactatacaatttgtatcatgattctaaggacatttattatgctaacaaaatatcgcagtaattaaggtcataataaatacatttattgaatgatcaactgacataaagataaaagaataatgtattgcctctagggcacctacactaacaatctcccacttgcactagagccaatcacccatatatctaatacccatggaactagtgtgaccatcgtgcttctgctgcgacaagcctttggtcagtgggtctgtaatgttatcatttgtgtgcactttacatatgtgtatatcacccctttcattaatctctcgaataaggtgaaatctcctgagtatatgtttagcccgggagtgtgatctaggttctttagcctgtgcaatggctccattattatcgcagtatagatcaatgggatctgcgatcgatggaaccactcccaaaccagaaatgaactttcgaatccaaacggcctccttagctgcttcacaagctgcaatgtactcagcctccattgtagaatcagctactgtttcttgctttgaactcttccagcttacagcacctccgtttagacaaaacacaaaaccagactgtgatacagtatcatctctgtctatTTAGAAACTTGCATcagtgtaaccttttacaacgagtttctcttctcctccatacaccaagaatgaatctttagttcttttcaggtacttaagaatattcttaactgccgtccagtgaccttcacccggattagactggtatctgctcgtcatgctcaaagcatacgagacatctgggcgagtacataccattgcatacatgatagatccaattgctgaagcatatggaactttattcatgtggtccttctcatccaatgatttcggacactggtccttagagatcgttatcccttgagacacggggacatatcccctttttgcatttt
Proteins encoded in this window:
- the LOC141699712 gene encoding uncharacterized protein LOC141699712, which produces MLSVYFLEVVKLFAGMMSRNIHPIMVISWKFYIGIVNDVACDSSVNEQMPFILRYVDMFGEVLEYFIGVTHVSDTSTISLKLAVENVLTKHGLSISKVRGQGYDGALNMREELNGMKTLILKEIPSAGYVHYFSHQLQLVVVSVAKEIQFMGQFFDYVSMIVNMVGASCKRNDALRHKQQDHIVQNLEKSEKTTGTRMYQEISLARPGETRWGSYYKTIIPILAMWSTVLEVLGDVDNDGSRLLHLDELYPDDFSSSDMMQLNEQLKVYIIEMRRKKHFPNLDGIGVLAKKMVELDFHRAFHLVYRLMELALVLPVATTSVDRTFLAMKIIKTDLRNKIDDDFLNDCMVCYIEKEIFLQADNEVILDHFEKIKTRRNLLPEKKIVALFMNIVKFNFY